One Actinomycetospora corticicola genomic window, CGGCGCTCGCCGCGAGCCTCGCCGCCGTCGTCGTCGTCGGCGGCTGCACCAGCACCGCGACCCCGCAGGGCGCGCCCGGGCAGCCCGGCCCCATCACGGTCTCCGCGAGCGACACGGCCTGCGACCTGTCCAGCGCGACCGCGCCCGCCGGCACGATCTCGTTCACGATCCGCAACGCCGGGTCGAAGGTGACCGAGTTCTACGTCTACGGCGCGGGCGACCGGATCATCGGCGAGGTCGAGAACATCGGGCCGGGCCTCACCCGCCCGCTCACCGTCGAGGTCCCGCAGGGCGGCACCTACACGACCGCCTGCAAGCCGGGCATGGTCGGCGACGGCATCCGCGCCCCGTTCACCGTCACCGGCAACGCCGCGGCGGCCGTCGAGGGCGACGCGGCGCTCGCGGCCGCGGTGCAGGGCTACCAGCGGTACACGACCTCGCAGACCGAGGCGCTGGTCGCGAAGACCGGCGAGTTCACCGAGGCGATCAAGCGCGGCGACGTCCCGGCCGCGCAGGCGCTCTACCCGGTCAGCCGCACCTACTGGGAGCGCATCGAGCCGGTCGCGGAGTCCTTCGGCGACATCGACCCGAAGATCGACGGCCGCGAGGACGACGAGCGCGACCCGGGCGTCGAGTTCACCGGCTACCACCGCCTGGAGAAGGACCTCTGGGTCACCGGGCTGCAGCCCGATTCGGCCGCCATGGCCGACCGTCTGATGGCCGACGTGCGCGACCTCCAGGGCCGGGTCGGCACCGTGTCGCTCACCCCGCTGCAGCTGGCCAACGGCGCGAAGGAGCTGCTCGACGAGGTGGCCACCGGCAAGGTCACGGGCGAGGAGGACCGGTACTCGCACACCGACCTCTGGGACTTCCGCGCCAACGTCGACGGCTCGCAGGCCGCGGTCGCCGCGCTGCGCCCGGTGATCGACCAGCGTGACCCCGTGCTCGGCCAGACCCTCGACCAGCGGTTCGCGGCGCTCGACGCGCTGCTGGAGAACTACCGCTCCGGCGACGGCTTCAAGCTCTACACCGAGCTCACGCCCGACGACACGAAGAAGATGACCGAGGCCGTGGACGGCGTCAGCGAGCCGGTCAGCCAGGTCGCGGGGATCATCGCGGCATGAGTCTGCGCGGTTTCACCCGGCGCCGGCTGCTCGGGGCGGCCGGCGCCGGGACCGCCCTCGTCGGCGCCGGGGTCGCCGGGGGCTACCTCGCCGGGAGCGCGGCGGAGCCCGACCCGCCGGCCCAGGCGATCGTGCCGTTCCGCGGGGTCCACCAGGCCGGGATCATCACCCCGGCCCAGGACCGGCTGCACTTCGTCGCCCTCGACGTCACCGCCACCGGTCCGATCCTGCGGCAGGCCGTCGTGGCCCTGCTCAAGCGCTGGACCACCGCGGCCGAGCGCATGACGGCGGGCGCCGAGGCCGCGCCCGGCGGCGCGGTCAACCGGAACCCGGCCGCGCCCCCGACCGACACCGGCGAGGCCCTCGACCTCCCGGCCGCGTCGCTCACGCTGACCTTCGGCGTCGGTGGTTCCCTGCTCGACAAGCTCGGCATCCCCCGCCCGGCCGCGCTCGCCGATCTGCCGCCGTTCCAGCGCGACCAGCTCGACCCGGCGCTGTCCGGCGGGGACCTCTGCATCCAGGCGTGCGCCGACGACCCGCAGGTCGCCGTGCACGCCGTGCGCAACCTCGTCCGGATGGGTTTCGGGACGACGGCGGTGCGCTGGTCCCAGCTCGGGTTCGGTCGCACCTCGTCGACCTCGACCACCCAGCAGACCCATCGGAACCTGTTCGGCTTCAAGGACGGCACCAACAACCTCAAGGCCGAGGACACCGCCGCGCTCGACGAGCACGTGTGGGCCGCCCCGACCGACGGTGCGGCCTGGATGGCGGGCGGCACCTACCTCGTCGCGCGCCGCATCCGGATGCACGTCGAGACCTGGGACCGGACCTCGCTCACCGAGCAGGAGTCGCTCACCGGCCGGACCAAGGGGACCGGCGCCCCGATGGGCGCCACCGACGAGTTCGCGCCGGTCGACCTCGGCTCCCCGCTGATCGCGGACGACGCGCACATCCGGCTCGCCTCCGCCTCCTCCCTCGGGGGCGTGCGGATCCTCCGCCGCGGCTACAACTTCGTCGACGGCAGCGACGGCGCGGGCCATCTCGACGCGGGCCTCTTCTTCCTCGCCTTCATGCGCGACCCGCAGCGGCAGTTCGTGCCCATGCAGAGCGCGCTGGCCCGGCACGACCGGATGATGGAGTACATCGAGCACACCGGGTCCGCGGTCTTCGCCTGCCCCGCGGGCCTGGGCGACGGCGCGTACTGGGGTCAGTCCCTGCTGGAGGCGTGACCTCACCCCTGTGGCAGGAAAGCGTCGTTGCTGTCATCCAGGGCCAGGGACGCCACATCGTCGGCCCGCGGACGGGCCGCGGTGACCGGGCCGTAACCTTCCCGTCGATGAGCACGAGCGTCGACTCCCACCGCGGAGCGGGCCCGTCCGACGAGGACGGCGAGCCCGACGACGTCACCGCGCCCCTGCGCCGTCCCTCCCCGGGCCCCCGGTTCGACGTGGACACCGAACGCCTCGCCCTTCCCGACGCCGGGTCGCGCGGCCCGGCGGGGTCGGCGGCGGTCGGGTGGTTCGACGCCGGTCCCGCGGACGCGCCCCTGCCGGCCGCGACCCCGGCGGCCGCGCTCGCCGCGACGGCGCCCGCGGAGGGCCCCGACGGAGTCGCTCCCGCCGGCCCGCCGCCCGGCCCGCCACCGGCGCCCGCGACCGTCGACGGCTCCCCGGCGGAGGCCCTCGCCGCCACCGCCCCGGACCAGGCGACCGACACCCGCCCACGCCGACGGTCCCGGGGGCTCCGGGTCCCGACGGCACCCGCCGCCGCGGCAGCCCCCGCCCGGAGCACCACGACTCCTCCGGACCCGGAGGCGTCACCGTGGCGTCCCGGCGACCAGCCCGACGCGGCCACCACGTCGGTCACCTCGCCGGCCGTCACGCCAGGCACCACGACGGGCCGCCCGCGGCCCACGCCCGGGCCCCGCCCGACCCCCACCCCGCGCCCGACGGGAACGCCCTCCCCGCCGTCGGGAGCCGATCTGCCGCCCCCCGTCGGCGGGCCACCAGCACCGAGCACGCCGAAGGAACCGCCGAAGAAACACACCGCCGCGCTCGGGCGGCTGGCGCTGGTGCTCGTGCTGGTGGCCGCGGTCGTCGGGACGGTGGTGGTGCTCCAGCAGCGCAGCCAGTTCGGCCGCACGGACGCCGCGTCCGAGGAGATCCCGGCGCTCGAGGTGGCGCCGGCGCAGGTCGACCTCAACACCGTCGGGCAGCCGAACGCGATCGCCCCGCCGTCGGCCCTGCTCCCCGGCACCGCGGGCGCAGCGGCGCCCGGACGGGCGCCGACCATCTCGGCCTGGGCGAACGGGCTGGCGCCGCGGACGAACATCCCGCCGATCGCCCTGCAGGCCTACGGCATGGCGGACCTGGCGATGCGCAAGCTCGACCCGGGCTGCCACCTGAGCTGGGTGACCCTCGCGGGGCTCGGCCGCATCGAGTCCAACCACGGTCGCTACCGGGGCGCCACGATCGCGCCGAACGGCTCGGTGTCGCCCCCGATCATCGGTGTCCCGCTCGACGGCACCAGCGGGAACCGGGCGATCGCCGGCAGCGACGGCACCTACGACCGCGCCGAGGGACCGATGCAGTTCATCGAGTCCACCTGGGCGCGGTGGGGCTCGGACGGCAACGGCGACGGCCTGGCCGATGCGAACAACATCTACGACGCCGCCTTCACCGCCGGCCGCTACCTCTGCGCCGGCAACCGTGACCTGGCCACGGGCGAGGGCTGGCGCGACGCGGTGCTCTCGTACAACTTCTCCGACGAGTACGGCCGCCGGGTCTACGCCGCGGCCCAGGCGTACGCCAACAGCACGTCGCCGTAGCCCCGCCGTCCGTCCCGACGATGTGGCGTTCCTGCCACTGGACGACAGCAACGACGCTTTCCTGCCACCGGGGGAGGGGCCACCGGGGGAGGGGCCACCGGGGGAGGGGAGGGCGCTACGCCCCGCGGCGCAGGGCGATGGAGGCGCTCACCTCGCCGAGGGCCTCCTGGTACTCCGGGCGCGGATCCATCGCGGCGGCCATCCGCAGCTGCGCCCGCGCCTCGGGGAGGCGGGACTGGCGCTGCAGGCACCGGCCGAGGGCGAAGCGCGCGTAGTGGTCGGCCGGGTCGAGCTCGAGGACCCGCAGGAACGCGGACTCGGCCCGCCACAGCTGGGCCGACGCGAGGTAGGCCCGCGCGGCGAGGAGCTGGACCGACGCGTTCTCGTCCTCGGTCTCGGGCAGCGTGCCGAGCGCCTTGAGCGCGTCGAGGGGGCGTCGGTCGTCGAGCAGCTGCTCCGCCCGCCGGAAGGCGGTGACACCGGATTGAAGGGAATCTCCCGCCCAGCGCTCCGTCGACATTCCCGCACGGTAGGACCCGAACGCCGTCGACGCGAGGGCTGAACCGGGGCCCCCCGAGGTGTGACGCTGCGTGGCGCACCTCGATCACGGACGAGGTGCGGTTAGAGTCGGCGCCCGGCCACCGATGTCGAACAGATCCTGGAGGCGGAACCCGTGGCGGTCATCGAGCAGGTCGGCGCGCGGGAGATCCTCGACTCCCGGGGAACCCCGACGGTCGAGGTCGAGGTCGCCCTCGACGACGGCACCCTCACGCGGGCGGCCGTGCCGAGCGGCGCGAGCACCGGCGAGCACGAGGCCGTGGAGCTCCGCGACGGCGACAAGGGCCGCTACCTCGGCAAGGGTGTCGAGAAGGCCGTGGCGGGCGTGCTGGACGAGATCGGCCCCGGCATCGTCGGGATGGACGCCACCGAGCAGCGGGTCGTCGACCAGAAGCTGATCGACCTCGACGGCACCCCCGACAAGTCCCGCCTCGGCGCGAACGCGCTGCTGGGCGTGTCCCTCGCGGTCGCCCGCGCGGCCGCGGAGTCCGCCGAGCTCGACCTGTTCCGCTACATCGGCGGGCCGAACGCCCACGTGCTGCCCGTACCGATGATGAACATCCTCAACGGCGGCGCCCACGCCGATTCCGGGGTGGACATCCAGGAGTTCATGGTCGCCCCGATCGGCGCCGAGACCTTCCGCGAGGCCCTGCGCTGGGGCGCCGAGGTCTACCAGGCGCTGAAGTCGGTGCTGAAGAAGAACGGTCTGTCGACCGGGCTCGGCGACGAGGGCGGCTTCGCGCCGGCCCTGTCCACCAACCGCGAGGCGCTCGACCTCATCGCGACCGCCGTCGGCCAGGCCGGCCTGACCCTCGGCCGCGACGTGGTCCTCGCCCTCGACGTCGCCGCGAGCGAGCTCTTCTCCGACGGCACCTACACCTTCGAGGGCCAGAAGCGCTCCGCGGCGCAGATGAGCTCCTACTACGCGGAGCTGATCGCCGCGTACCCGCTGGTGTCGATCGAGGACCCGCTCGACGAGAACGACTGGGAGGGCTGGGCGCGGATGACCGCCGACGT contains:
- the efeO gene encoding iron uptake system protein EfeO: MSARPVLAALAASLAAVVVVGGCTSTATPQGAPGQPGPITVSASDTACDLSSATAPAGTISFTIRNAGSKVTEFYVYGAGDRIIGEVENIGPGLTRPLTVEVPQGGTYTTACKPGMVGDGIRAPFTVTGNAAAAVEGDAALAAAVQGYQRYTTSQTEALVAKTGEFTEAIKRGDVPAAQALYPVSRTYWERIEPVAESFGDIDPKIDGREDDERDPGVEFTGYHRLEKDLWVTGLQPDSAAMADRLMADVRDLQGRVGTVSLTPLQLANGAKELLDEVATGKVTGEEDRYSHTDLWDFRANVDGSQAAVAALRPVIDQRDPVLGQTLDQRFAALDALLENYRSGDGFKLYTELTPDDTKKMTEAVDGVSEPVSQVAGIIAA
- the efeB gene encoding iron uptake transporter deferrochelatase/peroxidase subunit; the protein is MSLRGFTRRRLLGAAGAGTALVGAGVAGGYLAGSAAEPDPPAQAIVPFRGVHQAGIITPAQDRLHFVALDVTATGPILRQAVVALLKRWTTAAERMTAGAEAAPGGAVNRNPAAPPTDTGEALDLPAASLTLTFGVGGSLLDKLGIPRPAALADLPPFQRDQLDPALSGGDLCIQACADDPQVAVHAVRNLVRMGFGTTAVRWSQLGFGRTSSTSTTQQTHRNLFGFKDGTNNLKAEDTAALDEHVWAAPTDGAAWMAGGTYLVARRIRMHVETWDRTSLTEQESLTGRTKGTGAPMGATDEFAPVDLGSPLIADDAHIRLASASSLGGVRILRRGYNFVDGSDGAGHLDAGLFFLAFMRDPQRQFVPMQSALARHDRMMEYIEHTGSAVFACPAGLGDGAYWGQSLLEA
- a CDS encoding lytic transglycosylase domain-containing protein, whose translation is MSTSVDSHRGAGPSDEDGEPDDVTAPLRRPSPGPRFDVDTERLALPDAGSRGPAGSAAVGWFDAGPADAPLPAATPAAALAATAPAEGPDGVAPAGPPPGPPPAPATVDGSPAEALAATAPDQATDTRPRRRSRGLRVPTAPAAAAAPARSTTTPPDPEASPWRPGDQPDAATTSVTSPAVTPGTTTGRPRPTPGPRPTPTPRPTGTPSPPSGADLPPPVGGPPAPSTPKEPPKKHTAALGRLALVLVLVAAVVGTVVVLQQRSQFGRTDAASEEIPALEVAPAQVDLNTVGQPNAIAPPSALLPGTAGAAAPGRAPTISAWANGLAPRTNIPPIALQAYGMADLAMRKLDPGCHLSWVTLAGLGRIESNHGRYRGATIAPNGSVSPPIIGVPLDGTSGNRAIAGSDGTYDRAEGPMQFIESTWARWGSDGNGDGLADANNIYDAAFTAGRYLCAGNRDLATGEGWRDAVLSYNFSDEYGRRVYAAAQAYANSTSP
- a CDS encoding tetratricopeptide repeat protein gives rise to the protein MSTERWAGDSLQSGVTAFRRAEQLLDDRRPLDALKALGTLPETEDENASVQLLAARAYLASAQLWRAESAFLRVLELDPADHYARFALGRCLQRQSRLPEARAQLRMAAAMDPRPEYQEALGEVSASIALRRGA
- the eno gene encoding phosphopyruvate hydratase yields the protein MAVIEQVGAREILDSRGTPTVEVEVALDDGTLTRAAVPSGASTGEHEAVELRDGDKGRYLGKGVEKAVAGVLDEIGPGIVGMDATEQRVVDQKLIDLDGTPDKSRLGANALLGVSLAVARAAAESAELDLFRYIGGPNAHVLPVPMMNILNGGAHADSGVDIQEFMVAPIGAETFREALRWGAEVYQALKSVLKKNGLSTGLGDEGGFAPALSTNREALDLIATAVGQAGLTLGRDVVLALDVAASELFSDGTYTFEGQKRSAAQMSSYYAELIAAYPLVSIEDPLDENDWEGWARMTADVGDRVQIVGDDLFVTNIERLEEGIERRAANALLVKVNQIGTLSETLDAMSLAGQYGYRSMMSHRSGETEDTTIADLAVATNCGQIKTGAPARSERVAKYNQLLRIEEALGDAARYAGDLAFPRFDPEA